Proteins from a single region of Cytophagaceae bacterium:
- the murI gene encoding glutamate racemase, giving the protein MIGVFDSGIGGLTLLKELVKTLPKEDFLYYADTENVPYSYKTREQILEFVENAVIFLRREGCKAIVLACNTATNVSIEYLREKYDFPIIAIQPAVKVAFDNNEPEKRILACATPVTLSADRFENLINSLDINHIVDRLPLPGLVEFAENEIFEDEKVLEYLKTEFSKFDLYHYKYIVLGCTHFTYYEDFIKQNFPSLTPVDGNEGTARHLKNTLEALGLLSVNGTGNVRFVESGQYVKDESRFLRYLGR; this is encoded by the coding sequence ATGATTGGAGTCTTTGATTCGGGAATCGGAGGATTAACACTTTTGAAGGAGCTGGTAAAAACCCTCCCAAAAGAAGATTTTCTTTATTATGCCGATACCGAAAATGTGCCCTATTCTTACAAAACCAGAGAGCAAATACTTGAATTTGTGGAGAATGCCGTTATTTTTCTTCGAAGAGAAGGCTGCAAAGCCATTGTGCTGGCCTGTAATACCGCCACCAATGTGAGCATTGAGTATTTGAGAGAAAAATATGATTTTCCGATTATTGCCATTCAGCCAGCTGTGAAGGTAGCTTTTGACAATAATGAACCAGAAAAGCGTATTCTGGCTTGTGCCACACCGGTTACACTTTCGGCTGATAGATTTGAAAATCTTATTAATTCATTGGATATCAATCATATAGTTGATAGGCTTCCCCTGCCTGGATTAGTGGAATTTGCTGAAAATGAAATTTTTGAAGATGAAAAAGTTTTGGAATACCTGAAAACTGAATTTTCGAAATTTGACCTCTATCATTATAAATATATCGTCTTGGGCTGTACACATTTTACTTATTATGAAGATTTTATAAAGCAAAACTTTCCATCACTTACGCCGGTTGATGGCAACGAAGGCACTGCCCGTCATCTCAAAAATACTCTTGAAGCTTTGGGTTTACTCTCAGTTAATGGAACTGGAAATGTGAGATTTGTGGAATCAGGTCAATATGTAAAAGATGAAAGCAGGTTTTTGAGGTATTTAGGAAGATAG
- a CDS encoding AbrB/MazE/SpoVT family DNA-binding domain-containing protein, translating into MTIASIKISKIGGNQTLSIPEEMKFSDDKVFLKKVGNTILIIPYHDAWKNLIEGVNGFSDDFMNLRDQLESQNRENLE; encoded by the coding sequence ATGACAATTGCATCAATTAAAATATCGAAAATTGGAGGCAATCAAACCCTTTCTATACCTGAAGAGATGAAATTTTCAGATGATAAGGTATTTTTAAAGAAAGTAGGTAATACAATATTGATTATTCCATACCATGATGCCTGGAAAAACCTGATTGAAGGTGTAAATGGTTTTTCAGACGATTTTATGAATTTACGTGATCAACTTGAAAGTCAAAACAGAGAAAATCTAGAGTAA
- a CDS encoding type II toxin-antitoxin system VapC family toxin translates to MEYLLDTNICIYIIKKKPIQVFEKLISLNPGQVGISSITLAELQYGVAKSTNSKSNSEALEKFLVPLEILEFDSLAAVEYGRIRTNLEKNGTPIGPMDLLIAANAIAENLVLVTNNEREFERVEGLKIENWTN, encoded by the coding sequence ATGGAATATTTACTTGACACTAATATTTGCATTTACATTATAAAAAAGAAGCCAATTCAAGTTTTCGAGAAACTTATTTCTCTCAATCCAGGTCAGGTTGGTATTTCTTCTATAACTTTAGCTGAACTGCAATATGGGGTTGCCAAAAGCACAAATTCCAAATCCAACTCCGAAGCATTGGAAAAGTTTTTGGTTCCTTTAGAGATTCTTGAATTTGATTCATTAGCTGCTGTAGAATATGGTAGAATCAGAACAAATTTAGAAAAAAATGGAACCCCAATCGGCCCAATGGATTTGTTGATTGCGGCAAACGCAATAGCTGAAAATTTAGTTTTGGTTACCAACAATGAAAGAGAATTTGAAAGGGTTGAAGGGCTTAAAATAGAGAATTGGACAAATTAA
- a CDS encoding nicotinamide mononucleotide transporter, translated as MIQFFDIKNIFFTFWGYPMSHLEFWATLTGGYAVWLSAKENVWSWMVGLINVVLAAIMFYQIQLYPDMFLQGFFFITNIIGFWLWKFPKESEANQKQELKITRLTQKNALFLIVGGLITTALMGTFSKNLHEFFPKLFSLPSAFPYMDSFTTVMSIVATFMLMKKKVEAWWMWLAIDLISTYMYFVKDVKLYSLLYAAFCVIATFGAMEWTKKYRKG; from the coding sequence ATGATTCAATTTTTCGATATAAAAAACATATTCTTCACATTCTGGGGCTATCCCATGAGTCACCTGGAGTTTTGGGCTACTTTGACCGGTGGATATGCGGTTTGGCTTTCTGCAAAAGAAAATGTCTGGAGCTGGATGGTCGGGCTAATAAATGTAGTGCTGGCAGCTATCATGTTTTATCAGATTCAGCTCTACCCCGATATGTTTTTACAAGGCTTTTTCTTTATAACCAACATAATTGGGTTCTGGTTGTGGAAGTTTCCAAAAGAATCAGAGGCCAACCAAAAACAGGAGCTTAAAATCACAAGATTGACACAAAAAAATGCTTTGTTTCTCATTGTAGGAGGCTTGATTACTACTGCTTTGATGGGTACATTTTCCAAAAACCTTCACGAATTTTTTCCGAAATTATTTAGCCTGCCCAGTGCATTTCCATATATGGACAGTTTCACAACCGTGATGAGCATTGTGGCTACTTTTATGCTCATGAAAAAGAAAGTGGAAGCCTGGTGGATGTGGCTGGCCATTGACCTGATCAGCACCTACATGTATTTTGTTAAAGATGTCAAACTTTATTCTTTGTTGTATGCAGCTTTTTGTGTGATCGCCACCTTCGGAGCTATGGAGTGGACGAAGAAATACAGAAAGGGGTGA
- a CDS encoding DUF2480 family protein, with protein sequence MEETIVNRVTQSGLITFDLEEYYPKGERALYDLKQNLFMELILKEKDFREFLKTHDWEQYRGKYVGIVCTADAIVPTWAYMLLAGHMSEVAELVVFGNLEQLEIKIFEEIFRKINWEEFQDQRIVVKGCSNASIPVEVYVELTRILKPLARSLMFGEPCSTVPLFKKKSN encoded by the coding sequence ATGGAAGAAACAATCGTAAATCGTGTGACGCAGAGCGGGTTAATAACTTTTGACCTGGAAGAATACTATCCTAAAGGAGAAAGGGCACTATATGACCTGAAGCAGAATCTTTTCATGGAGTTGATCCTGAAAGAAAAAGACTTCAGGGAGTTTTTGAAAACACATGATTGGGAGCAATATCGGGGAAAATATGTGGGAATAGTTTGCACTGCAGATGCCATAGTGCCTACCTGGGCATATATGCTTTTGGCCGGCCATATGAGCGAGGTGGCAGAATTGGTGGTTTTCGGCAATCTGGAACAATTGGAAATAAAAATTTTCGAAGAGATTTTCCGAAAAATAAATTGGGAGGAATTTCAGGATCAACGCATAGTGGTAAAAGGCTGTAGTAATGCTTCAATTCCAGTGGAAGTTTATGTAGAACTGACCAGAATCCTCAAACCCCTTGCCCGCAGCCTGATGTTTGGTGAACCATGCAGTACTGTACCGCTATTTAAGAAGAAAAGTAATTAA
- a CDS encoding nucleotide pyrophosphohydrolase, with amino-acid sequence MTINELQNTVDKWINTTGVRYFNELTNTAILMEEVGEVARIMARRYGEQSEKESDKGKDLGDEMADVLFVLVSLANQTGVNLTDALEKNLEKKSIRDAERHKNNPKLK; translated from the coding sequence ATGACAATAAATGAATTACAAAATACTGTAGATAAGTGGATTAACACAACCGGTGTAAGGTATTTCAATGAACTTACGAATACGGCGATTTTGATGGAAGAGGTAGGTGAGGTAGCCCGAATAATGGCCAGAAGATACGGCGAGCAATCAGAAAAAGAATCTGACAAAGGCAAAGATCTTGGCGATGAGATGGCTGATGTGCTTTTTGTGCTGGTAAGTCTTGCCAACCAAACTGGTGTGAACTTAACAGATGCTCTGGAGAAAAATCTGGAGAAAAAGTCAATACGAGATGCCGAAAGGCATAAGAATAATCCGAAGTTGAAATGA
- a CDS encoding DUF664 domain-containing protein, with protein sequence MEKNIDRRKFTQNLGIGLGTFMLPLTGISQPVMILDENNLNHIGPRSGFTPQIGTLISMLDWLSNSVIQYNRKLSVEQLDFLFDKESNTIGSLMMHLAATEVIYQDLTFHNLEEFTPENKKKWNIAMELGDDARKEIKGNPLSYYKDMFDEVRATTKAEMKKRDDKWLLSGETKEWDWNNYCKWFHVAEHYANHRGQMTWYAKRLPK encoded by the coding sequence ATGGAAAAAAACATTGACCGCCGGAAATTTACCCAGAATCTCGGCATAGGCCTTGGAACTTTTATGCTCCCATTGACCGGAATCAGCCAACCGGTTATGATTCTCGACGAAAACAACCTCAACCACATTGGTCCCCGTTCGGGCTTTACACCCCAAATTGGCACCTTGATTTCGATGCTTGACTGGCTGAGCAATTCGGTGATTCAATATAATAGAAAATTATCCGTCGAGCAGTTGGACTTCCTGTTTGACAAGGAATCTAATACCATTGGCTCATTGATGATGCATTTGGCCGCCACCGAGGTTATTTATCAGGATCTTACGTTTCATAATTTGGAAGAATTCACCCCTGAAAACAAGAAGAAATGGAACATTGCTATGGAACTGGGGGATGACGCCCGGAAAGAAATCAAAGGCAACCCGCTGAGTTATTACAAGGATATGTTTGATGAGGTGCGGGCTACGACCAAAGCCGAAATGAAAAAACGAGATGACAAATGGCTTTTAAGCGGCGAAACCAAAGAATGGGACTGGAACAACTACTGTAAATGGTTTCATGTGGCCGAGCATTATGCCAATCATCGGGGTCAAATGACCTGGTATGCCAAAAGATTGCCAAAATAA